A window from Salvia miltiorrhiza cultivar Shanhuang (shh) chromosome 2, IMPLAD_Smil_shh, whole genome shotgun sequence encodes these proteins:
- the LOC131010871 gene encoding probable beta-D-xylosidase 7 codes for MLLQYSSSNQKKEKKRKKMRHIIHNLALIISIICSTTLTIHATNLPPFSCGAPPTKSSYPFCNVGAPVRERARDLISRLTLDEKISQLVNKAAGIPRLGVPYYQWWSEALHGVAIATGVENGVSFKGDVKAATSFPQVILTASTFDADLWYRIAKVIGTEARGIYNEGQAIGLTFWSPNINIFRDPRWGRGQETPGEDPLLTAKYATSFVRGIQGDSFEGGALKDGHLQVSACCKHFTAYDLDKWQGYDRFTFNAQVTKQDMADTYQPPFRSCVEEGKASGIMCAYNLVNGVPNCADYDLLTKTARGVWGFEGYITSDCDAVSLLFQQQHYAKSDEEAVADVLKAGMDVNCGSYLGNYTKSAVLKGKVSESDIDRALENLFSVRMRLGLFNGAPSGLTYGKLGRADICTPEHQELALEAARQGIVLLKNEGNLLPLSKARTGSLAVVGPNANVSKTLLGNYAGPPCTTVTPLQGLSSYVKDVSFEQGCATINCTSADVKAAVVLAKSVDYVVLVMGLNQEREREDLDRDDLVLPGKQQSLIMSVAKAAKRPIVLVLLCGGPVDVSFAKNEKKIGSILWAGYPGQAGGRAIAEIIFGDYNPGGRLTMTWYPQDFIKIPMTDMRMRADPSSGYPGRTYRFYKGEKVFEFGYGLSYSTYSYKIISVSQNKFDLKALSSASGVPKNLGYVSVLELGPESCEKARFSVVVSVENEGEMGGKHPVLLFVRRAQGGGSSPMKQLVGFQTVRTDAKEKTNVEFWVSPCEHFSRASEDGVMVIESGDGNLVVGDEEYPISINI; via the exons ATGTTACTACAATACTCTTCatcaaaccaaaaaaaagaaaaaaaaagaaaaaaaatgagacataTTATCCATAACTTAGCACTCATAATTTCTATCATATGCTCCACCACTCTAACGATCCATGCCACCAATCTCCCGCCATTCTCATGCGGCGCTCCACCAACTAAATCATCATATCCATTCTGTAACGTCGGGGCGCCGGTCAGGGAGCGGGCCCGCGACCTGATCTCGCGCCTCACGTTGGACGAGAAGATCTCGCAGCTCGTCAACAAGGCCGCGGGCATCCCGCGCCTCGGCGTCCCCTACTACCAATGGTGGTCGGAGGCGCTGCATGGGGTGGCCATCGCCACCGGCGTCGAGAACGGCGTCTCCTTCAAGGGGGACGTCAAGGCCGCCACCAGCTTCCCTCAAGTCATACTCACGGCCTCCACATTTGATGCCGATCTCTGGTATCGGATAGCAAAG GTGATTGGAACAGAGGCAAGAGGCATCTACAACGAGGGGCAGGCGATCGGGCTGACATTCTGGTCGCCAAACATCAACATTTTCAGGGATCCGCGGTGGGGCCGCGGCCAAGAGACCCCCGGAGAGGACCCCTTGCTCACGGCCAAGTATGCGACATCGTTTGTCAGAGGCATCCAAGGCGACTCCTTTGAGGGCGGAGCTCTCAAAGACGGCCACCTCCAAGTCTCCGCCTGCTGCAAGCACTTCACCGCCTATGATCTCGACAAATGGCAAGGATATGATCGCTTCACCTTTAATGCTCAA GTGACGAAGCAGGATATGGCGGATACGTACCAGCCCCCGTTTAGGAGCTGCGTGGAGGAGGGAAAGGCGAGTGGGATAATGTGCGCGTACAATCTTGTGAACGGCGTCCCAAACTGCGCGGATTATGATCTGCTCACCAAGACTGCTCGCGGAGTGTGGGGATTTGAAGG GTACATAACCTCGGATTGTGATGCCGTTTCGCTTCTCTTTCAGCAGCAGCACTACGCAAAATCGGATGAAGAGGCTGTTGCTGATGTTCTCAAAGCCG GAATGGATGTGAATTGTGGTTCCTATTTGGGGAATTACACAAAATCTGCTGTCTTAAAGGGGAAGGTGTCTGAATCTGATATAGACAGGGCTCTTGAGAATCTCTTCTCTGTGAGGATGAGGTTGGGCCTCTTCAATGGGGCCCCGAGTGGGCTAACCTACGGAAAACTCGGACGTGCAGATATCTGCACACCCGAGCACCAGGAGTTGGCGCTCGAGGCGGCCAGGCAGGGGATAGTCCTACTGAAGAACGAGGGAAACCTGTTGCCGCTATCTAAGGCTCGGACAGGGTCTCTTGCAGTTGTGGGCCCGAACGCAAATGTTTCCAAGACGCTCCTCGGAAACTACGCGGGGCCGCCTTGCACCACCGTCACTCCACTCCAAGGGCTATCGAGTTATGTTAAGGATGTCAGTTTTGAACAAGGGTGCGCCACCATCAACTGCACCTCTGCTGATGTGAAAGCAGCCGTCGTGCTTGCAAAGTCAGTAGACTACGTCGTGTTGGTGATGGGACTCAATCAGGAACGCGAGAGGGAAGATCTTGATCGCGACGACTTGGTGCTCCCCGGGAAGCAGCAGAGCCTCATCATGAGCGTTGCCAAGGCGGCTAAGAGGCCCATCGTTTTGGTGCTGCTTTGTGGAGGGCCAGTTGATGTTTCCTTTGCcaaaaatgagaagaaaattGGGAGCATTTTGTGGGCTGGTTATCCTGGTCAGGCTGGAGGCAGAGCAATTGCAGAGATCATATTTGGTGACTATAATCCAG GAGGAAGGTTGACAATGACTTGGTATCCACAAGACTTCATCAAGATACCTATGACTGATATGAGAATGAGGGCCGATCCGTCGTCCGGCTACCCGGGACGCACCTATAGATTCTACAAAGGCGAAAAAGTGTTTGAATTCGGGTACGGCCTCAGCTACTCCACCTATTCTTACAAGATCATTTCTGTGAGCCAAAACAAGTTTGATCTCAAGGCATTATCATCCGCTTCCGGCGTTCCTAAAAACCTAGGGTATGTCTCGGTCCTGGAGTTGGGACCGGAGTCGTGTGAGAAGGCTAGGTTTTCGGTTGTAGTTAGCGTTGAAAATGAAGGGGAGATGGGAGGCAAGCATCCAGTGCTTTTGTTTGTGAGGCGCGCTCAAGGTGGTGGTAGCAGCCCGATGAAACAACTGGTCGGGTTTCAGACAGTAAGGACGGACGCCAAGGAGAAGACGAACGTCGAGTTTTGGGTGAGTCCGTGTGAGCATTTTAGTAGGGCTAGTGAAGATGGGGTGATGGTGATTGAATCAGGAGATGGGAATTTAGTTGTAGGAGATGAGGAGTATCCTATTAGCATAAATATTTGA
- the LOC131010914 gene encoding glutathione S-transferase F9-like, producing the protein MVVKVYGPAYASPKRVILCLIEKEIDYEVVHVDLFKGEHRSPHYLQLQPFGVLPVIEDGDYKLYESRAIIRYYAEKYRCQGSELLGNTIEERGLIEQWLEVEAHNLQPPLYDLVVQLLINPKMGITPDPERIREDEEKLAKTLDVYEERLSRSKYLGGDGFSLADLSNIPFGNYLMSSLKKEYMIRDRKNVSRWWDDISSRPSWKKLLQLHPYVL; encoded by the exons ATGGTGGTGAAGGTGTACGGACCAGCCTACGCTTCTCCTAAGAGAGTAATCCTCTGTTTGATCGAAAAGGAGATCGACTACGAGGTTGTCCACGTTGACCTCTTTAAAGGCGAGCATAGATCTCCTCACTATCTTCAGCTGCAG CCTTTTGGAGTTCTTCCTGTTATTGAGGATGGAGACTACAAGTTATATG AATCAAGAGCCATCATAAGATACTATGCAGAGAAATATAGGTGTCAAGGTAGTGAGCTATTAGGCAACACAATAGAGGAAAGAGGCCTAATAGAGCAGTGGTTGGAAGTGGAGGCACACAACTTGCAGCCACCGCTCTACGACCTCGTAGTTCAACTCTTGATTAACCCGAAAATGGGCATCACGCCCGACCCAGAACGCATCCGTGAAGACGAGGAAAAGCTTGCAAAGACTTTGGACGTGTACGAGGAGAGGCTGTCGAGAAGCAAATATCTGGGCGGGGACGGGTTCAGCCTGGCGGACCTGAGCAACATCCCGTTTGGAAACTACTTGATGAGCAGTCTGAAGAAAGAGTATATGATTAGGGATAGGAAGAATGTGAGCAGATGGTGGGATGATATTAGTAGTAGGCCATCTTGGAAGAAGCTGCTTCAGCTCCATCCTTATGTACTTTAA
- the LOC131010872 gene encoding probable beta-D-xylosidase 7, producing the protein MRHLIHYIIPLALAITLSLILTFNNLSPKPLPPFSCNTPSTASLPFCDAHLPIERRARDLVGRLTLDEKIGQLVNKAAAIPRLGIPYYEWWSEALHGVAMAAGVENGFSFNGTIRAATSFPQVILTAATFDAHLWYKIAKATGEEGRAIYNAGEATGMTVWSPNINIFRDPRWGRGQETPGEDPLVASTYAVAFVRGLQGDAFEGGRDGRLQLSACCKHLTAYDLDHWKGLHRFTFNAQVTKQDMADTFQPPFRSCIEEGRASGIMCAYNLLNGVPSCAHRHLLTNTARQQWGFQGYIVSDCDAVSLIHQKQNYTDSHGDAVAAVLRAGMDLNCGSYLAEHTKSAVADGKVSESDIDRALHNLFSVRMRLGLFDGDPQKQIYGDLGRNHVCSPDHQQLALEAARDGIVLLKNSHNLLPLSKTHTRALAVIGPNADDAKTLVGNYAGPPCNAITPLQGLKRYVRKTVFHGGCDHDAAVGIARSADYVVLVMGLNQEHESEEMDREDLVLPPEQEGLIKTVAAAARNPVVLVLICGGAVDVSFARDDPKIGGILWGGYPGEGGGRAVAEIIFGDHNPGGRLLVTWYPQEFTKTPMSDMRMRPDHKSGYIGRTYRFYKGEKLFEFGYGLSYSNYIYKFASVTQIELNFKTSSYDDIKTHQKLGFVAVSEIVLDSCKKARFSAIVSVENEGSMAGKHPVLLFLRRNQIQTRTDNPIKQLVGFRTVRLEGNERGNVEFEVDPCMQFASADESGVMVIELGRHFLIVGDQEFSITINV; encoded by the exons ATGAGACATCTCATCCACTACATCATTCCTCTCGCACTAGCAATCACACTCTCTCTCATACTCACATTCAACAATCTCTCTCCCAAACCTCTCCCACCTTTCTCATGCAACACCCCATCCACCGCATCCCTCCCCTTCTGCGACGCCCATCTCCCCATCGAGAGACGCGCCCGCGACCTAGTCGGGCGCCTCACCCTCGACGAGAAGATCGGCCAGCTCGTGAACAAGGCCGCCGCCATCCCGCGTCTCGGCATCCCCTACTACGAGTGGTGGTCGGAGGCGCTGCATGGCGTCGCCATGGCCGCCGGAGTCGAGAACGGCTTCTCCTTCAACGGGACGATCAGGGCAGCCACCAGCTTCCCTCAAGTCATACTCACGGCAGCTACCTTTGATGCTCATCTTTGGTACAAAATAGCTAAG GCAACTGGAGAAGAGGGCCGAGCAATATACAATGCAGGGGAGGCGACGGGCATGACCGTTTGGTCACCTAACATCAACATCTTCCGAGATCCGCGGTGGGGCCGCGGCCAAGAGACCCCCGGAGAGGACCCTTTGGTCGCCAGCACCTATGCTGTGGCGTTTGTACGAGGCCTCCAAGGCGATGCTTTTGAAGGTGGCCGCGATGGCCGCCTTCAGCTCTCTGCTTGCTGCAAGCATCTCACTGCCTATGATTTGGATCACTGGAAGGGACTTCACCGTTTCACCTTCAATGCTCAA GTTACGAAGCAAGATATGGCAGATACATTCCAGCCACCTTTCAGAAGCTGCATCGAGGAGGGGAGAGCCAGTGGCATAATGTGTGCTTACAATCTGCTCAACGGCGTCCCAAGCTGCGCCCATCGCCATCTTCTCACAAACACAGCTCGCCAACAATGGGGCTTCCAAGGCTATATAGTCTCCGACTGCGACGCCGTTTCACTCATCCACCAGAAGCAGAACTACACGGACTCACATGGCGACGCAGTGGCCGCAGTTCTCAGAGCCG GGATGGACCTCAACTGCGGGTCATACTTGGCAGAGCACACAAAATCAGCCGTCGCCGACGGGAAGGTGTCGGAATCCGACATAGACAGAGCCCTCCACAATCTCTTCTCTGTAAGAATGAGGCTAGGCCTATTCGACGGAGACCCTCAAAAACAAATCTACGGCGATCTCGGCCGCAACCACGTCTGCAGCCCCGACCACCAACAACTGGCGCTCGAAGCCGCGCGCGACGGCATCGTGCTACTCAAAAACTCCCACAATCTCCTCCCATTATCCAAGACCCACACAAGGGCTCTCGCAGTGATCGGCCCCAACGCAGACGACGCGAAGACGCTGGTCGGAAACTACGCGGGGCCGCCTTGCAACGCCATCACTCCGTTGCAAGGCCTGAAGAGATATGTAAGGAAAACTGTGTTCCATGGAGGCTGCGACCACGATGCGGCCGTGGGGATCGCGCGATCGGCGGACTACGTCGTTTTGGTGATGGGGCTGAATCAGGAGCACGAGAGCGAGGAGATGGACAGGGAAGATCTGGTGCTTCCCCCGGAGCAGGAGGGGCTCATCAAGACGGTGGCGGCGGCCGCCAGGAATCCGGTTGTTTTGGTGCTCATCTGCGGCGGAGCCGTGGACGTCTCCTTCGCGCGGGATGATCCCAAAATAGGAGGGATTTTGTGGGGTGGGTACCCTGGTGAAGGAGGGGGCAGAGCAGTTGCAGAGATTATTTTTGGTGATCATAATCCAG GAGGTAGGCTCCTTGTAACATGGTATCCACAAGAATTCACTAAAACACCCATGTCCGATATGAGGATGAGGCCTGATCATAAATCAGGCTACATAGGGCGCACCTATAGATTCTACAAAGGCGAGAAGCTATTTGAATTCGGATACGGCCTTAGCTACtccaactatatatataagttcGCCTCTGTCACCCAAATCGAGCTCAATTTCAAGACATCGTCATATGATGATATCAAGACTCATCAAAAATTAGGTTTCGTTGCGGTTTCAGAGATTGTGTTGGATTCTTGCAAGAAAGCGAGGTTTTCGGCTATAGTTAGCGTCGAAAATGAAGGGAGTATGGCAGGGAAGCATCCGGTGTTGTTGTTTTTGAGGCGGAATCAGATTCAGACTCGAACCGACAATCCGATTAAGCAATTGGTCGGATTTCGAACAGTGAGATTGGAGGGAAATGAGAGGGGAAATGTTGAGTTTGAAGTGGATCCATGTATGCAATTTGCTAGTGCCGATGAATCTGGAGTGATGGTGATTGAATTAGGGCGACATTTCTTGATTGTGGGAGATCAAGAGTTTTCAATCACCATAAATGTGTGA
- the LOC131010870 gene encoding probable beta-D-xylosidase 7 isoform X1, producing MELHFYFRGGLLLALALLLIPRGGDSTQPPFSCDSADPKTKSFKFCQKSLPIAQRARDLVSRLTLDEKISQLVDSSAAIPRLGVPAYQWWSEALHGVSGYGRGVTYGGAIGGATSFPQVILSASTFDSRLWYRIGQAIGREARGMYNGGQAQGMTFWTPNINIFRDPRWGRGQETPGEDPMVAAKYAVAHVRGIQGDRYEGGQNGHLLASACCKHFTAYDLDNWKSVSRMGFDAKVTQQDLADTYQPPFRSCVQEGKASGIMCAYNSVNGVPNCADRNLLTKTARGQWGFHGYIVSDCDAVATIYEKHKYVRKPEDAVALALKAGMDVNCGSYLKDYTKSAIQQQKVRESQVDRALNNLFEVRMRLGLFDGNPSRNLFGNIGRADVCSQAHQDLALEAARNGIVLLKNDANLLPLSKSKTRSLAVVGHNAANAYVLRGDYDGPPCRNVEVLTALKGYVSNTLFVQGCSNADCTTASTRAAVAAAKKADYVVLVMGLDQTQEKEDHDRVELGLPGMQQSLITAVAAAAKKPVVLVLVCGGPVDVEFAKHDPKIGSILWAGYPGEAGGIALSQIIFGEHNPGGKLPMTWYPKNFINVAMTDMRMRPDPKSSYPGRTYRFYKGPKVFEFGYGLSYTTYSYDLKLSTPNTINLNRFIAASYATDESWSSNSSSIRALSVSKIGSDNCERLKFSTYVAVENTGPMSGKHPVLLFARHERLGEGRPIKQLVGFESVSLDPKQRAEIEFVLNPCEHLTTAKIDGSMVIEEGYRYLVVQDKEFLINIVL from the exons ATGGAGCTCCATTTCTATTTCCGCGGCGGACTCCTCCTCGCCCTCGCCCTCCTCCTCATCCCGCGCGGCGGCGATTCAACTCAGCCGCCGTTCTCGTGCGATTCAGCCGATCCAAAAACAAAATCATTCAAGTTCTGCCAGAAATCTCTGCCGATTGCGCAGCGAGCTCGCGACCTCGTTTCGCGGTTAACATTGGACGAGAAGATCTCGCAACTGGTCGACTCGTCCGCCGCCATACCACGGCTCGGCGTCCCCGCCTACCAGTGGTGGTCGGAGGCGCTGCACGGCGTCTCCGGCTATGGCCGCGGCGTCACTTACGGCGGCGCAATCGGCGGCGCCACCAGCTTCCCCCAAGTTATCCTCTCCGCCTCCACCTTCGATTCCCGGCTTTGGTACCGCATTGGCCAG GCAATTGGGAGAGAGGCAAGAGGCATGTACAATGGAGGGCAAGCGCAAGGTATGACATTTTGGACACCAAACATAAACATATTTAGAGATCCACGGTGGGGGAGAGGGCAGGAGACACCTGGCGAAGATCCAATGGTCGCCGCAAAATACGCCGTGGCGCATGTTAGAGGTATCCAGGGTGATAGATACGAAGGGGGGCAAAATGGTCATCTCCTTGCATCCGCTTGCTGTAAACACTTTACTGCCTACGATTTGGACAACTGGAAGAGTGTTAGTCGCATGGGTTTTGATGCCAAG GTGACGCAGCAAGATTTGGCAGACACATATCAGCCACCTTTCAGAAGCTGTGTGCAAGAAGGCAAGGCCAGTGGAATAATGTGTGCTTACAACAGTGTGAATGGAGTTCCAAACTGTGCTGACCGTAATCTCCTCACCAAAACTGCCCGCGGGCAGTGGGGTTTCCATGG GTATATCGTGTCTGATTGCGATGCGGTTGCTACCATCTATGAAAAGCACAAGTATGTGCGTAAGCCTGAAGACGCTGTGGCACTTGCACTCAAAGCTG GCATGGATGTGAATTGTGGCTCATACTTGAAGGACTACACCAAATCAGCAATTCAACAACAAAAAGTGCGCGAATCGCAGGTAGACCGAGCCCTCAACAACCTCTTCGAGGTCCGGATGCGGCTAGGCTTGTTCGACGGCAACCCGAGCCGCAACCTGTTCGGCAACATCGGCCGGGCCGACGTGTGCAGCCAGGCTCACCAAGACTTGGCCCTCGAGGCTGCAAGAAATGGCATCGTTTTGTTAAAGAACGATGCCAATCTGCTGCCTCTGTCCAAGTCAAAGACACGGTCACTGGCCGTCGTGGGCCACAACGCGGCCAATGCCTATGTGCTGCGAGGGGACTACGACGGCCCTCCCTGCAGGAACGTGGAGGTCCTTACAGCCCTCAAAGGCTATGTCTCCAACACCCTGTTTGTGCAGGGCTGCAGTAACGCTGACTGCACGACGGCCTCGACTAGGGCTGCTGTGGCTGCAGCCAAGAAGGCGGACTACGTCGTTTTGGTGATGGGCTTGGACCAGACTCAGGAGAAGGAGGATCATGACCGCGTCGAGTTGGGCCTCCCGGGTATGCAGCAGAGCCTCATCACGGCTGTTGCTGCCGCTGCCAAGAAGCCCGTCGTCCTGGTGCTGGTCTGCGGTGGGCCCGTGGACGTGGAATTCGCGAAACACGACCCGAAGATCGGCAGCATTCTTTGGGCTGGTTATCCAGGAGAGGCTGGAGGGATTGCATTGTCTCAGATCATATTTGGGGAGCATAATCCAG GGGGGAAGTTACCTATGACTTGGTATCCGAAGAATTTCATTAATGTGGCAATGACGGACATGAGGATGAGGCCCGACCCGAAATCGAGCTACCCGGGTCGCACTTACCGGTTCTACAAAGGGCCTAAGGTGTTCGAGTTCGGGTACGGGTTAAGCTACACTACCTATTCCTATGACTTGAAGCTCTCCACTCCCAACACCATCAACTTGAACCGTTTCATAGCCGCTTCCTACGCCACGGATGAAAGTTGGAGttcaaattcaagttcaatTAGAGCCTTGTCTGTTTCCAAAATTGGATCGGATAACTGTGAACGGCTTAAGTTCTCGACTTATGTAGCAGTCGAGAACACTGGGCCCATGTCTGGGAAGCACCCGGTTCTTCTCTTCGCCAGGCACGAAAGGCTCGGCGAGGGAAGGCCCATCAAGCAATTGGTGGGATTCGAGAGCGTGAGCTTGGATCCGAAACAAAGAGCCGAAATCGAGTTTGTATTGAATCCATGTGAGCATCTCACCACAGCTAAAATAGATGGTTCAATGGTAATAGAAGAAGGGTATAGGTATTTGGTGGTACAAGATAAAGAGTTCCTTATTAACATTGTGCTTTGA
- the LOC131010870 gene encoding probable beta-D-xylosidase 7 isoform X2, producing MYNGGQAQGMTFWTPNINIFRDPRWGRGQETPGEDPMVAAKYAVAHVRGIQGDRYEGGQNGHLLASACCKHFTAYDLDNWKSVSRMGFDAKVTQQDLADTYQPPFRSCVQEGKASGIMCAYNSVNGVPNCADRNLLTKTARGQWGFHGYIVSDCDAVATIYEKHKYVRKPEDAVALALKAGMDVNCGSYLKDYTKSAIQQQKVRESQVDRALNNLFEVRMRLGLFDGNPSRNLFGNIGRADVCSQAHQDLALEAARNGIVLLKNDANLLPLSKSKTRSLAVVGHNAANAYVLRGDYDGPPCRNVEVLTALKGYVSNTLFVQGCSNADCTTASTRAAVAAAKKADYVVLVMGLDQTQEKEDHDRVELGLPGMQQSLITAVAAAAKKPVVLVLVCGGPVDVEFAKHDPKIGSILWAGYPGEAGGIALSQIIFGEHNPGGKLPMTWYPKNFINVAMTDMRMRPDPKSSYPGRTYRFYKGPKVFEFGYGLSYTTYSYDLKLSTPNTINLNRFIAASYATDESWSSNSSSIRALSVSKIGSDNCERLKFSTYVAVENTGPMSGKHPVLLFARHERLGEGRPIKQLVGFESVSLDPKQRAEIEFVLNPCEHLTTAKIDGSMVIEEGYRYLVVQDKEFLINIVL from the exons ATGTACAATGGAGGGCAAGCGCAAGGTATGACATTTTGGACACCAAACATAAACATATTTAGAGATCCACGGTGGGGGAGAGGGCAGGAGACACCTGGCGAAGATCCAATGGTCGCCGCAAAATACGCCGTGGCGCATGTTAGAGGTATCCAGGGTGATAGATACGAAGGGGGGCAAAATGGTCATCTCCTTGCATCCGCTTGCTGTAAACACTTTACTGCCTACGATTTGGACAACTGGAAGAGTGTTAGTCGCATGGGTTTTGATGCCAAG GTGACGCAGCAAGATTTGGCAGACACATATCAGCCACCTTTCAGAAGCTGTGTGCAAGAAGGCAAGGCCAGTGGAATAATGTGTGCTTACAACAGTGTGAATGGAGTTCCAAACTGTGCTGACCGTAATCTCCTCACCAAAACTGCCCGCGGGCAGTGGGGTTTCCATGG GTATATCGTGTCTGATTGCGATGCGGTTGCTACCATCTATGAAAAGCACAAGTATGTGCGTAAGCCTGAAGACGCTGTGGCACTTGCACTCAAAGCTG GCATGGATGTGAATTGTGGCTCATACTTGAAGGACTACACCAAATCAGCAATTCAACAACAAAAAGTGCGCGAATCGCAGGTAGACCGAGCCCTCAACAACCTCTTCGAGGTCCGGATGCGGCTAGGCTTGTTCGACGGCAACCCGAGCCGCAACCTGTTCGGCAACATCGGCCGGGCCGACGTGTGCAGCCAGGCTCACCAAGACTTGGCCCTCGAGGCTGCAAGAAATGGCATCGTTTTGTTAAAGAACGATGCCAATCTGCTGCCTCTGTCCAAGTCAAAGACACGGTCACTGGCCGTCGTGGGCCACAACGCGGCCAATGCCTATGTGCTGCGAGGGGACTACGACGGCCCTCCCTGCAGGAACGTGGAGGTCCTTACAGCCCTCAAAGGCTATGTCTCCAACACCCTGTTTGTGCAGGGCTGCAGTAACGCTGACTGCACGACGGCCTCGACTAGGGCTGCTGTGGCTGCAGCCAAGAAGGCGGACTACGTCGTTTTGGTGATGGGCTTGGACCAGACTCAGGAGAAGGAGGATCATGACCGCGTCGAGTTGGGCCTCCCGGGTATGCAGCAGAGCCTCATCACGGCTGTTGCTGCCGCTGCCAAGAAGCCCGTCGTCCTGGTGCTGGTCTGCGGTGGGCCCGTGGACGTGGAATTCGCGAAACACGACCCGAAGATCGGCAGCATTCTTTGGGCTGGTTATCCAGGAGAGGCTGGAGGGATTGCATTGTCTCAGATCATATTTGGGGAGCATAATCCAG GGGGGAAGTTACCTATGACTTGGTATCCGAAGAATTTCATTAATGTGGCAATGACGGACATGAGGATGAGGCCCGACCCGAAATCGAGCTACCCGGGTCGCACTTACCGGTTCTACAAAGGGCCTAAGGTGTTCGAGTTCGGGTACGGGTTAAGCTACACTACCTATTCCTATGACTTGAAGCTCTCCACTCCCAACACCATCAACTTGAACCGTTTCATAGCCGCTTCCTACGCCACGGATGAAAGTTGGAGttcaaattcaagttcaatTAGAGCCTTGTCTGTTTCCAAAATTGGATCGGATAACTGTGAACGGCTTAAGTTCTCGACTTATGTAGCAGTCGAGAACACTGGGCCCATGTCTGGGAAGCACCCGGTTCTTCTCTTCGCCAGGCACGAAAGGCTCGGCGAGGGAAGGCCCATCAAGCAATTGGTGGGATTCGAGAGCGTGAGCTTGGATCCGAAACAAAGAGCCGAAATCGAGTTTGTATTGAATCCATGTGAGCATCTCACCACAGCTAAAATAGATGGTTCAATGGTAATAGAAGAAGGGTATAGGTATTTGGTGGTACAAGATAAAGAGTTCCTTATTAACATTGTGCTTTGA
- the LOC131010892 gene encoding uncharacterized protein LOC131010892 gives MISIARNNLSCLFSNPNSYLCNPNVLSFHFFSAARAKRFIIPSPEIYDVLVHNHQFSPELAAHASSRLPKFRSPERADSILSFLKENSFTTTQLEKLVIHNPRILGFTIEGFKSRLKVFQDLGLSSEEIAKIISSNQGILHSCMASKVIPSLSMLKALLGSNDEVARLLKKCAWFLTHDLEKTLMPNVEILKSCSIPIERILHFLYTNPRCFLVKPDIMRKSVDGAIKFEVPQTSTAFIYAVAALSHTSEGMWEVKLETLRDLGFSDDDIFTMFRKQPNVFSASTKTMKNKIELLLATGKYNIANIVSNSTALGRSIEKRLQPRLQILGLMESRNLIQQWPSLSRVASFTDDRFFERFIRPYYDKIGEENITKIFGGRQKKIDL, from the coding sequence ATGATTTCAATTGCTCGCAATAATCTCTCCTGCTTGTTTTCAAACCCTAATTCATACCTCTGCAACCCCAATGTTCTCTCATTCCACTTTTTCTCCGCTGCGAGAGCCAAAAGATTCATAATCCCTTCCCCTGAAATTTACGATGTGTTGGTCCATAACCACCAATTTTCTCCTGAATTGGCTGCACATGCTTCATCGCGCTTACCTAAATTCAGAAGTCCCGAAAGAGCTGATTCAATACTGTCGTTCCTCAAAGAAAATAGCTTTACGACTACTCAGCTGGAGAAACTCGTCATACATAATCCTCGGATTCTAGGATTTACTATTGAGGGTTTTAAATCCAGACTCAAGGTATTCCAAGACTTGGGGCTTTCTTCCGAGGAGATTGCCAAGATAATTTCCAGTAATCAGGGGATTTTGCATTCATGTATGGCCAGCAAAGTCATTCCTTCCTTATCGATGCTAAAGGCCTTGCTCGGATCCAATGATGAGGTGGCCAGACTTCTAAAAAAATGCGCATGGTTTTTGACACACGATTTGGAAAAAACCTTAATGCCAAATGTGGAAATCTTGAAGAGCTGCAGTATACCAATCGAGCGTATCCTTCATTTCCTCTACACTAATCCAAGATGTTTCTTGGTCAAACCGGATATTATGAGAAAATCTGTAGACGGGGCCATCAAATTTGAAGTTCCTCAGACTTCGACTGCTTTTATCTATGCTGTTGCAGCTCTCTCTCATACGAGTGAAGGGATGTGGGAAGTCAAGTTGGAAACTCTCCGTGATTTGGGATTTTCTGATGACGATATATTCACAATGTTTAGGAAGCAACCTAATGTGTTTTCAGCATCCACAAAGACAATGAAGAATAAAATAGAGCTTCTGCTTGCTACCGGGAAGTACAATATCGCCAATATTGTCTCTAACTCAACGGCCCTTGGGCGCAGCATTGAGAAGAGGCTTCAGCCACGGCTGCAAATTCTGGGACTCATGGAAAGTAGGAATCTCATTCAACAATGGCCTTCTCTTTCAAGAGTTGCTTCATTTACAGATGATAGATTCTTTGAGAGATTTATTAGGCCCTATTATGATAAGATTGGTGAAGAAAACATCACAAAGATATTTGGCGGAAGGCAGAAAAAGATAGATCTATAA